The Meles meles chromosome 15, mMelMel3.1 paternal haplotype, whole genome shotgun sequence genome contains the following window.
GATCTTCGAAGATGTCCTTTCCTGGACAAGGTCTGGTGCAGAAAGTCTCTAGTGTGCTGATTTGGCTTCTGACTGTAGGGGAAGAAAGGAGTCCTCGAGTCAAACTTGATACAAAGATAGGACACTTTACCAGCCCAGTATTAGAGGAATTCTGAAGAGTGTACTGGCAGTTAACTTTTGCTACCTATTTGttcttttcttggcttttcttccTGGAATCCTAAtacctttctcttttctgcagATATGCATGCTGTGTCCAGGGAGTGTGCAAGATTTGTCGGAAGTGGCTCTTTATTGTAAGCAGACACCAGAGCTAACGCTGCACTCCCGCTGCTGCCTGAATCAGGAGGGCGCCATCGTGGGGTGAGGGAGGAAAAGGCAACTGTGGATACTGGAAGAGTTCCCAAGctggattgcttttttttttttttttaaagtaggctttgtgcccaatgtggggcttgaacttaagaccctgagttcaagacttgggctgaaatcaagagtccaacacttaacccactgagccacccaggcacccacatgcCCCTGCCCCAGATTCTTGAAGGCTTGCTTGATTGGCTTTTGGGAATAAATACTGGTGCCTGTTTTGGGGGCATCTAAATCATGATTCTCTTACATTTAAATGTGTACAGCATTTTTAGCTAGGTAAACAACCCTGTGATCTTACTGGCTGGAACTACCTAGAAGTCATAAtttttgcccattaaaaaaaaagcccctaTGGCTTcctcttatattttaaaacatttatttatttgagatgcagagtgagcaagagagtacgggagcaggggcagagggagggggagatgcagactcccccactgagcagggaccggATGCTGGGCTCTGTTTCAGGAtgccagggtcatgacctgagcctaaggcaaatgcttaaccactgagccacccaggtgctcctgtacGGCTTCCTCTTAAAAGacgttttgttcttttgtttattttcaacgcTGGTTAGTGTGTGTTTCCGGAAACGGCTCCCTTAGCCTCCAAAGCGCTTTGTTTATAGGGTATTCTTCCCTTCCTATGAATTCATGGTTGTCTCGAGGCAAATTCCTCTTCTGTAAATTCTGTCCCCTTAATGAAGGTTAGTCCCTGCATTTCCTCCCTTTACACTCTGAGGATTCACTCTTATGGCTTCAGCTATAACCACCATGCAGGTGTTCCCCAAACTAGATCTCTTTTAGTATCCTCGACCCCCTCCAACCTGCAGGTACACGTGAGTACTTTTTGCTTCCTATTAAACATTTCCTCTTGAGTGCACACGCACTTCAGAATCCTAAATGTCATCTGTCTTGCTCccattctcctctctccctgattACCTCAATACTTCTCTGTATGAAATTATCCAAAaaccaaattttttttccccatcatctGGTTTTAAAATTAGAATGGTCTGTTGCCTTCAGGATAAAGTTCAAACCATAAACCACGACAAATTGGTCTCAATCcactttcaataatttttttccaattatttgtCCACTAAAAGCTTTCATGAGGGTCTGGCTTGAGCCAAACTGGCCTACTTCCAAAAGCATTCCGCTTTGGTTTCTTTGTTCATTCGGGCTTTTCTCCTTACCTGAAATTTCCTTCCTCCACCAAATTAAAATATAGCCATCCTTTAATTCCAGCATCTTCTGTGAATGCTCTACTCAATGCTAGAAtaatgtctctctcttttttttttttttacttcttctaaTCCTTAGTGTCTATACGATTCAAAATTGTTCATATACTGTCCTGTGATTTCTTTTAGATTATAATTTAACGGTTACATTGTTTTTATACTTGGCGATGGTCTTCCTCTACTACATTGTAAGGCACTTGAACGCTAAGATActgagggttttctttttcttccaatttttgcAGTTAGTAGGCATTCAGTAGGGGTGCCTAGGCAGCTCAGTCcgttaaacggctgcctttggctcaggtcatgatcttagggttgtgggatcaagccctgcattgggttccctgctcagtggagagtctgcttctccctctccctctgccactccccctgcttgtgctctcttactctgtcaaataaataaataaaatcttaaaaaaaaaaaaagtagacagtaaatatttgaagaataaagaagcagacAGCAATAtatagtgaagaaaaaaaataatgtggcaTGGTCCTTAATATCCAGTAATTTGTCTCCAGTCTGTGACAGAAAATGCACttggaaaaaaatttcatttatgtgacttgaatttttttcccacttgAAGGCCTTTTGTGGATCTGAGCGTCCTAACAATACAATGTGAGATTCACTAACCCAGACAAGGAACAAAGTCCTTCCAATAGATGCGCAGATGCATAGATCCTACTGAGTAGAACAGGACTATCTGATAGCACTTCCTGCTATGACAGAAATGTTCCATATCTGTACTCTCCAAGTAGTAGCTACTAACCACATGGTGCGTGATTACTGaatacttgaaatgtggctagtgcaaatgaaaaactgaatttggttttttttttattttcttacttaattAGCGACATGTAACTAGTGGTGACTGAACTGGACAGTGCAGAATTGAAACACCCACCACAGCATCTAGGGTGTGGCCCTGAACACAGCTGTGTTTAATTCATATTAGCTGAAAAGAGGGTTGCATTAGCTTACCATAGGTGGAGAGAGACATATAATTATAGCGATTATTGTGTTTCCTCAGGCTGGATCTCCAGAACTGTTCTCTGAAGGACCCTGGTCCAAACTTTCCTCGGGCACATACTGCTGTCATCATGTAAGTGGTTAGTTATCCTCCCTCCCCGACGGCAACTATGGTGAATGGTTGATGGGAAAGTCTTTGAGGATGGACTCCtaaaaagatgtttaaatatGAATGTCCAAACTTGGACAACTCAGAATGAAAACTGGATTATCAGCCCAGGAAGATGTGGGAATGGAAGTACAGTGTTTTCCTAGAGCACAGCACTAACCGTGTGTGTTTTGCAGAGACCTGCAAGCAAATCCCCTCAAAGATGACTTGGCCAACACCTTCCGTGGCTTTACCCAGCTCCAGACTCTGTGAGTAAGGGTAGAGGGTTGGGAAGAGAACCAAAGAGGGTCAGTGCTGTGAGCTCAGCAACTCTGGGCTGTGCATTATGACTGCCTGTGTTGTTTTCAGGATACTGCCCCAAGATGTCAGCTGTCCTGGAGGTATTAATGCCTGGAACACTGTCACCTTTTACACAAAAAACCGAACCTGCCAAGGGCAAAGGAACCTTTGCAACAGCACAGGGGACCAAGGTATGCTGTCTCATCTCCACCCTTTCAGGAACTGCCTTTCCTCCCTTGTATTCTCCATTTTAGATCTGACAGTAAAGTTGGTTAAGTCCCTCTTGTTCAAGTTTCTGAACTTCTAATCCCTTGAGAGAAAAGGTCGTAAGATGTATTGTTGTggttatgttcttttttaaaaattttaaaaattcagttagaCAACATACAgtagtacatcatcagtttcagatgtagtgttcaataatttatcagttgtatacaacacccagtgcttatcacatcaaTGTGCCTTACTTAATGccctcacccagttaccccacccctcacccacctcccctccagcaatcatcagtttgtttcctatagttaagaatctttctacacaattaatgaatcattgaatactacatcagaaactagtgatgtactatatgttggccaatataaaaattgaatataataaaattctttcatggtttttttttttccctctgatgacttcccattcggttttccctcccttcccccatgatcctctgcactgtttcttatattccacatatgagtgaaaccataggatcaTTGTCTTTCTTACTTTGACTTTGTTGTGTTCTGATTGTCTGAaatcttctttcttctgcttttgacCTAGAAATAATTGAGATAATCTAAGTTGAAGCAGATATTTGAGAAACCTACATAATGAGATTCAGTGATGTCTCCTGTTTTTCTCTGGTTCACAGAAATGTGTCCTGAGAATGGGTCCTGTGTACCTGATGGTCCAGGTCTCTTGGAATGTGTCTGTGCTGATGGCTTCCATGGCTACAAGTGTATGCGCCAGGTGAGGAATTAGGCCTTCTAATTAGGGATAAGAGAAATGCATAAGGAAGAACCtctctgaaagaagagccctAAGACTGGGGATGATGCAAATTATCTAGAGAAGGAAACTATAAGAGAATTGCCCTGGGTAAGGGGATAGGTATACTAGGAAAGAATTAGGTGTTAGGATGTAGTTCTTGGTGTCATCATATatgaggagttttttttttgtttgtttttttgtttgttttttttttggtcattcacAGGGTTCCTTCTCACTGCTTATGTTCTTCGGTATTCTGGGATCTACCACATTATCCATCTCCATTCTGCTTTGGGGGACCCAACGCCGGAAAGCTAAGACTTCATGAACCACATAGGTCTTCCTACTGACCTAAAAATCTTCTTGATCTAGCTGAGCCCAGCCAGGGAGATTTTCTTCCTAGACAGGATGATTGGCTAGCAGATCCTCCTCAAGACTGAAGCCATCTTTGGCAGGAAGATGGAAAGTTGGCAGAGCCTTGGGGTGTTGTGGGCACTGCAGTCCAGGAATGGACGGGGACCGGTGCCCCATTTGTGCTTGACTATAATAAACACCTTTTCTTGtcgttctttattttttatttttctagagagGCGATCTGGCTTTGTGTATTCTTTGGTTAAAGTGGGAGAGAGCGCTTTTGGGTAGCCggtttttttttctagttttcccaGGACTTTGCAGTGGGGCGGAGTTGGTGGAGAGGGAGGGTAGAGGAGACGCCCGACACGCTGTTGCTAGCTTGGCTCCGCCCCTTGCGTGCTGGTCCCCGCCCCTCACGCTGCCGGCGGCTCGCGCCGCCGCAGTCCGCCTCCGCCCAGCGCGCCTGGAGCTCCTGCGCCTTTCGCGGCCCGCGCTCCAGCCACCGGCGCGGTTAGCCACGTGGACCGACTCCTGGCGCGCCGACCTCACGTGGTTCCAGCACCGGCTGGGGCTTGCTGCGCTTGCCGCTTCTCTGTGCTCGCCCCCGCCTCTGAGCTCCGTTCCCATGGCGGCCCTGATGTTGGAGGATGGGTCGGTCCTGCGGGGCCAGCCCTTTGGGGCCACTGTGTCGACTGCCGGGGAAGTGGGTAAGCAAGCTCGAGCCGGTTGCCGACCTCATCCCACTCTCTGctgcccctctctgcccagcttTCCCTGCCCAAACCCGCCATTTTCCCGCCTGCATACCCTCTTCCCACCCCTATTTGGTgcccctgtccccatcccagccccTTTCATCCCTCAAGGTCAAGGCAGCCACCGCTGGAGCATTGTCATAGCGCAGGGCAGTGTTGTGAAGGATGTCCTGCccgagccccagccccagccctgcctgagccccagccctgcctttTTCTTGCAGTGTTTCAAACCGGCATGGTCGGCTACCCCGAGGCCCTCACTGACCCTTCCTACAAAGCACAGATCTTAGTGCTGACATATCCTCTGATGGGCAACTATGGCATCCCCGCGGATGAAGTGGATGAGCTCGGTCTCAGTAAGGTAGCCACACCCAAATGCTTTCTCCACTTTCCTTTTCAAACCAATGATCGTTAACTGTTAGTCAAGTGAAGACATTGACATTAAGTTAGGCATCCTGGAGAGAACAAAGATACACACACGCACTTGAAGTGATAAGACAAATCCTACCCAGGGCTTGAAGTATCTCGAGAGACACAGAACGCTCGCTGGATGCCAAGCCAAAGAGTCTGGGCTTTGGTAAGGAACCAGTGAAGATTTTTTAGCAGCAGAGTGATGTGATGGGGGCAGTGCTTTAAGATTACATAGtgggaaagaggggcacctgggtggccaggcattaagcagctgccttcagcttaggtcatgatccggggtcctggaatctagccctacattgggctcccggctcagcaggaggcctgcttctccctctcccactccccctgcttgtgttcctcctccactgtctttctctttaaaataaataaataaaatctttaaaaaaaaaaaaaagattacatagtGGGAAAGGGACTGGAAACTAGGGTCACACCCTTCCCAGTGAGGGTGGGTCCCAGTTCATTCTACCACACAGTCAGGctgatacttttctttttttttttcttttttttaagattttatttatttgacagttgcACCGAGAGTTCaactaatgaaaaaaattgacaaattatTAGTGGAAACCACCCCAGCCTAGGTGCAGTATTCCTTGAAGTGCATTTTGTCCTGGTTTTCCAGGCTTAGTGAgcctttaattctttaattcacCCTAACTCTTAGGAAAGGAGCACTAGGTCCTGGAAGGGGCCACTCCTCATCACCAATCTGTAAATAAGACTACATTCTTGTTTATAATGCAGTGTGGTGGTTAACATATGGCCCGTCTTCAGCTTTGTCAGCTGTAGACACACTGACAAAAATAAGCATTTACAAACCTGCAAAACCGAGACAGTTAACAGGACCAGGGTGCAAGTCCCCCGTGGATGCTTCTGTGGCACAAGTGCTCTGAAGGCACCCGTCCGTATACAGATGAGTCCACCTGGCGGTGGAGGGTTCTGCCGCACTATCCTGCAGATGCCTGAGGAACACTCAACAGCCATCGTCTTTTAAACCTTCTGCCACTAAACATATGTGACTTCAGTATGCCATCCCCTCCCACATAGTTGACCCAGTTCTCTATTTAGTTATTAAATACTTATATATTGGGTAGCGAATttgcattaactttttttttatgataatcCCTTACTAAGGGGGGAGGGGCATAATCATGCTTACTGTCCTACCTTGAACTTTAATAAAGCATTTGCATCTATCTTACATTCTGCTTTTCTCGTACTCTGTGAttataatcttatttatttgcttgttgcTTTGTTAATTTTCAGGCTCCTTAAGTAGCAAATTAACATGGTGAAGACAGGGACCTTGTCTTTTTGCACACtcactgctcctcccccaacgTCTATTACAATGCCTGGCACTAAgtgggcactcagtaaatgtttgttgactgcTACTATGTGTCAGGCTTCTAGTTCCTGAGGCCTTCATAGTTCCTGTGGTAGGGAGATCCagaatatattgtttatatacaATGTAAATAGCAAGAAGTAAAGTGAGTCTAGGTTAACCCTAAGGAGGCACAGACTGCCCTGGGTATCTGCACAGAAGTGGGATTTGTAATCTCCGTTTtggataaaagaaaaggaaggaaaggaagagctcATTCTGAGTTATTAATGGGGGCCTGGTGTTCAGTGTTTCATACGGGGAAAGACAAAAGCATGAGTTGCTTGGTGTGTGAAAGGGACTGGCCAGGTGGCTGAAGTGTAGGGCCCCTGTTGTACGATGGGAGAAGAAGTTAGGAAGAcatgtggccctgggctcctCACAGTCTCTCACTTCGGCCGACAGTGGTTTGAATCCTCGGGGATCCACGTGGCCGGACTGGTGGTGGGAGAGTGCTGCCCCACGCCCAGCCACTGGAGCGCCACCCGCACCCTACACCAGTGGCTGCAGCAGCACGGGATACCCGGCCTGCAAGGTATGGCGCGAGTGTGATCGTTTCTGGGCAGAGCCCCGGTGCCTGCATGGAAAGAGGACATGTCTTGTGCACTTTTGGGCCTTGAGTCCAAGGTTGTGATAGAATGTATCAGATTGGGAAGGTTTACATTGGGGTTTGGGGGTTGGAGAAGGAACTGAGCTCTTGCTccaatggaaaatttcaaacatacaaaaggaggaaataatataATGAACCCCCAGCTTCTGTAATCACTAACTCAGGACTAAATTTATTTCACCACTACGACTAGACCCCCTCATTTTTTTGAAGCGGATCTCAAACATTGTATCATCTCATCCACAGATAGTTCAGTGTCTGTGAAAAAAGCAATCGAGAatcctttttaaaacaaaatcacaataacattattgtatctttaaaaaaaagtaacagtaatTGCTTACTATCAAAAATCCAGGCAACGTTTATTATTTTCCCTGTTATCGAAATGATTTTTACCGCTTATTTGAATCTAGGTCTCAGTAAGATCTGTGTATTACGTTCGGTTGATATGCCCCTTTGATCAACGAACCTTATAACCCATTTGACAAAAATAAGTGCGTTTTCCTTTAGAGCATCCCACAATCTGCATTTTGTTGATTACGCTCACATAGTGTTGTTTAGCCTATTCTTTGTCTCCCGGTATTATTTTCTGTAAACAAATCTAGAAGTCGTGGTTCAGTTCAGATGTGATATTTTTAGCAAGAACATTTCATGGTAGTGTACTTCCATCAGGATGGCCCAGGATCTTGATGCCCCTAGAACAGCTGTGTGTgactcagggttctggaatgcaGTGCTTCCGAAAGTCCAGCCGCTCGCATGACTGAGTTGGGGGAGTGTGATCTCTGAGAGTGCGCTATTTTGACAGGAGTGGATACTCGGGAGCTGACTAAGAAGTTGCGAGAGCAAGGGTCTCTGCTGGGGAAGCTGGTCCAGGATGGGACAGAGCCTTCAGCGCTGCCATTCTTGGACCCGAATGCTCGCCCCCTGGTGCCAGAGGTCTCAATTAAGGTACCGAGGTAGAGTGGGAGAGTGGTGCAAGCTCGGGTAGTTTTCTTATCACCATAACTGGGGTGATCATTTGAGGG
Protein-coding sequences here:
- the ATRAID gene encoding all-trans retinoic acid-induced differentiation factor, with the protein product MAPRGQGCPSFLVPWAATLLLALGAERALALPEICMLCPGSVQDLSEVALYCKQTPELTLHSRCCLNQEGAIVGLDLQNCSLKDPGPNFPRAHTAVIIDLQANPLKDDLANTFRGFTQLQTLILPQDVSCPGGINAWNTVTFYTKNRTCQGQRNLCNSTGDQEMCPENGSCVPDGPGLLECVCADGFHGYKCMRQGSFSLLMFFGILGSTTLSISILLWGTQRRKAKTS